Proteins encoded by one window of Triplophysa rosa linkage group LG19, Trosa_1v2, whole genome shotgun sequence:
- the nfrkb gene encoding nuclear factor related to kappa-B-binding protein isoform X2: MDALDHMLTDPLESGMDRDGRVMEECMLGNCRVRVPEDLLEDPEIFFSVMSESTWTDVLTDAQRTHLRQLLPQFSENNISEQDNIIGDLFNDQNFLFGNPLHIAQKLFRDGYFNPEVVKYRQLCAKSQKKRQIFSLQQYYHKLLKQILVSRKELLDLAVRSGPELAVKRRYPAPSHKEVLEQRVRCRVGHILKDVKTECVDSNVSSDEDDTASWLPVPQSPSSPTPTVSLRVLPSLSTQDMKTRDKPELGEKDLTAMLHRHREKRKRQPDHPDLITSDLHLGDVMSRVNIGRKGSITNVFDLVLPKKKIKEEKRKKKMRPIKIESEEVCDVLMSAVSVNPALADTPAALAQSIKEEPMDESQNSPELVEEIAISFFHLLKDVLRLEGLATSSMVEEKVQQWQSSPASTLNPWYSMAPCWSESVVPALQFLAGESKSGVMALPTGFIPLVEFKELTQQWKWIGLNPDGDKDLSALCQLWLESKDHVVVVKQEGEETAELTPPTPRVWTDYVVRPSTGEERHVFQEQEQQRYDQPHKAFTYRMHGFESVVGPVKGVFDKETSLNKAREHSLLRSDRPAYVTILSLVRDAAARLPNGEGTRAEICELLKDSQFLAPDVTSAQVNTVVSGALDRLHYEKDPCVKYDIGRKLWIYLHRDRSQEEFERIHQAQAAAAKAKKALQQKPKPAPKPAGGKEPGSKNGAVEAAQGSGTEGVAVNPASLPQPPSTPTPSTPGTPKSLLPHAAATPTKVSAPDPTKTSPSVLLVSPPPMPQLGSLLSASKPQVSQHAPAQPATRVVAHSAAAGSLPQVRVVTAQPGISTSSAAQPATLVHQSPHHIRVPVSVAHGKSITQAVVTVPLRGQSTGSPIQVQASRAQASLTVPGLASAVMVTKPQTSSPVSPAHNPASPAVLQGVSSQNIIKQVAITGQLGLKTQSGTGIPLTATNLRIQGKDVLRLPPSSITTDAKGQTVLRITPDMMATLTKSPMATVKLTPDMLSTATGAGSKSISATLHVSPSQVSLPAHKAAPSATAETLAAKSCASLGTTGTATLVKVHQELKATCDTAIRLMPALAVTMPDPKTRTFSTVTSSDSKAGTTIRIVPNLGVIPQKQGQTVSISTTTTGAKPITVSSGAATVTIATSGVGGAKGVTLSSAATGSPLSLGAAAAVRQVPVTATVVTTQAGKLPTRITVPLSVLSQPLKNKSMVSTPILKGNISTNISNLGRNIILTTMPAGTKIIAGNKPVSFVTAQQLQQLQQQGQATQVRIQTVPAQQLQRTASSPKSTVSTVVFSTAPSPKTNPDPQ, encoded by the exons ATGGATGCACTAGATCACATGTTAACAGACCCACTGGAGTCTGGAATGGACCGTGATGGACGTGTGATGGAGGAGTGCATGTTGGGAAACTGCAGAGTTCGGGTTCCTGAGGACCTACTAGAGGAT CCAgagatttttttctctgtgaTGAGCGAGAGCACATGGACAGATGTTCTGACAGATGCTCAACGGACACATCTTCGTCAGCTCCTACCACAGTTCTCTGAGAACAACATCTCTGAGCAGGACAACATCATTGGCGACCTTTTCAACGACCAGAATTTCTTATTTGGCAATCCCTTGCACATTGCCCAGAAACTTTTTAGAG ATGGTTACTTCAATCCAGAAGTGGTGAAGTACAGGCAACTTTGTGCCAAGTCTCAGAAGAAAAGACAAATATTCTCCCTTCAGCAGTACTACCATAAATTACTCAAGCAGATCCTGGTCTCCAGAAAG GAGTTGCTGGATTTGGCAGTTCGCAGTGGACCCGAGCTGGCCGTAAAACGGCGTTATCCTGCCCCCTCTCACAAGGAGGTGCTAGAACAGAGAGTCAGATGTCGAGTGGGTCACATACTGAAGGATGTGAAAACCGAGTGTGTGGACAGTAATGTGTCATCGGATGAAGATG ATACCGCCTCTTGGTTACCTGTTCCTCAGTCGCCCTCCTCCCCAACACCAACTGTCTCCCTCAGGGTCCTGCCCAGCCTTTCTACTCAGGACATGAAGACTAGAG ACAAGCCTGAGCTGGGTGAGAAGGACCTCACAGCCATGTTACATAGGcacagagagaagagaaaacgacaacca gaTCACCCTGACCTCATTACCTCCGACCTTCATCTTGGTGACGTCATGTCACGTGTGAACATTGGCAGAAAAGGATCCATTACGA ATGTCTTTGACCTGGTGCTGCCTAAGAAGAAGATAAAGGAggagaagagaaagaaaaagatgcGTCCCATTAAAATTGAATCTGAGGAGGTGTGTGACGTTCTGATGTCAGCAGTTTCAGTGAATCCGGCTCTCGCTGACACCCCCGCTGCTCTGGCACAAAGCATTAAAGAAGA GCCCATGGATGAGTCCCAGAACAGCCCTGAATTGGTGGAGGAAATCGCCATCAGTTTTTTTCATTTGCTAAAGGATGTTCTGAGATTAGAAGGGCTGGCAACATCCTCCATG GTGGAGGAGAAAGTGCAACAGTGGCAATCATCTCCAGCAAGCACACTAAACCCTTGGTACTCTATGGCCCCCTGCTGGTCAGAGTCGGTGGTGCCTGCTCTACAGTTTCTTGCTGGAGAGAGCAAAT ctGGTGTGATGGCTCTGCCCACTGGCTTCATACCTTTAGTGGAGTTTAAGGAACTAACACAGCAGTGGAAATGGATAG GCCTAAATCCAGATGGAGACAAAGACCTGAGTGCCCTTTGCCAGTTATGGTTGGAGTCAAAGGATCATGTGGTTGTCGTAAAG CAAGAAGGAGAAGAAACCGCAGAGCTTACTCCACCAACACCAAGAGT GTGGACAGATTACGTGGTGAGACCTAGTACGGGAGAGGAAAGGCATGTTTTTCAAGAGCAG GAGCAGCAGCGTTATGATCAGCCACACAAAGCCTTCACTTACCGAATGCACGGCTTTGAGTCTGTGGTGGGACCAGTCAAGGGAGTTTTTGATAAGGAGACATCGCTCAATAAAGCTCGAGAGCATTCCTTACTGCGCTCGGATCGACCCGCCTATGTCACCATACTGTCTCTTG TAAGGGATGCTGCTGCCAGGCTGCCCAACGGAGAGGGTACCAGAGCTGAGATTTGTGAGTTACTCAAAGACTCCCAGTTCCTGGCCCCTGATGTCACCAGTGCACAG gTCAACACTGTGGTGAGCGGTGCCCTTGACCGCCTCCACTACGAGAAAGACCCGTGTGTGAAATACGACATCGGCCGCAAGCTCTGGATCTACCTCCACAGAGACCGGAGCCAGGAGGAGTTTG AGAGAATACACCAGGCTCAAGCCGCAGCTGCCAAAGCCAAGAAAGCTCTCCAGCAAAAGCCAAAACCAGCCCCCAAGCCT GCTGGCGGGAAAGAGCCAGGGAGTAAAAATGGTGCTGTCGAGGCTGCTCAGGGCTCAGGTACCGAAGGAGTCGCCGTTAACCCCGCCAGCTTACCTCAACCTCCCTCCACCCCCACACCAAGCACCCCCGGAACCCCAAAATCACTCCTCCCGCACGCAGCAGCTACGCCAACAAAAGTCAGTGCTCCAGATCCCACCAAAACCAGCCCCAG TGTCTTGTTGGTATCGCCTCCTCCCATGCCCCAGTTAGGATCGCTGCTATCTGCCAGTAAGCCACAGGTTTCCCAGCATGCCCCAGCACAGCCTGCGACTCGGGTGGTGGCACACTCGGCTGCCGCCGGCTCTCTGCCTCAGGTGCGAGTGGTCACTGCACAGCCTGGCATTTCAACCTCCTCTGCGGCCCAGCCAGCAACATTAGTGCACCAGAGCCCCCATCACATCAGGGTGCCAGTCTCTGTAGCCCATGGCAAGAGCATCACACAG GCAGTGGTGACTGTACCACTAAGAGGTCAGTCTACAGGAAGCCCCATTCAGGTTCAGGCTTCACGTGCTCAGGCCAGTCTTACTGTCCCAGGTCTTGCCTCTGCTGTCATGGTGACCAAACCTCAAACCAGCTCGCCCGTCAGTCCCGCCCATAACCCAGCGTCACCCGCTGTACTGCAGGGAGTAAGCAGCCAGAATATTATCAAGCAG GTTGCAATCACGGGACAGTTAGGTTTAAAGACCCAAAGTGGGACAGGAATCCCTCTCACCGCCACTAACTTGCGCATTCAGGGAAAGGATGTGCTCCGTCTGCCCCCGTCTTCGATCACCACCGATGCCAAAGGTCAGACGGTGCTGCGCATCACTCCAGACATGATGGCCACCCTCACTAAATCCCCAATGGCCACCGTCAAACTCACCCCAGACATGCTGAGCACTGCCACTGGAGCGGGCAGCAAGAGCATCTCTGCCACTCTACATGTGTCTCCGTCCCAGGTCTCGCTCCCGGCCCACAAGGCCGCTCCATCTGCAACCGCTGAGACCCTGGCCGCCAAATCGTGTGCCTCTCTAGGCACCACGGGCACGGCTACCCTCGTAAAGGTTCACCAGGAACTAAAGGCAACCTGTGACACGGCCATCCGCCTCATGCCTGCCCTAGCAGTCACTATGCCTGACCCCAAAACCCGCACTTTCTCGACAGTCACCTCCTCTGACTCGAAAGCCGGCACTACTATCAGAATAGTGCCAAACTTGGGAGTGATCCCTCAGAAACAGGGTCAGACTGTCTCAATTAGCACAACCACCACAGGTGCAAAGCCCATCACGGTGTCATCGGGAGCGGCTACTGTTACCATAGCCACCAGTGGAGTGGGAGGAGCCAAAGGTGTTACGCTCAGCTCCGCAGCCACGGGCTCTCCGCTATCTCTGGGTGCTGCCGCCGCGGTCAGACAGGTGCCAGTCACTGCCACTGTAGTCACTACACAAGCT GGGAAGCTTCCCACGAGGATCACAGTGCCTCTCTCTGTCCTCAGCCAACCTTTGAAAAACAAGAGTATGGTCTCTACCCCCATACTAAAAGGCAACATCAGCACCAA
- the nfrkb gene encoding nuclear factor related to kappa-B-binding protein isoform X3: MDALDHMLTDPLESGMDRDGRVMEECMLGNCRVRVPEDLLEDPEIFFSVMSESTWTDVLTDAQRTHLRQLLPQFSENNISEQDNIIGDLFNDQNFLFGNPLHIAQKLFRDGYFNPEVVKYRQLCAKSQKKRQIFSLQQYYHKLLKQILVSRKELLDLAVRSGPELAVKRRYPAPSHKEVLEQRVRCRVGHILKDVKTECVDSNVSSDEDDTASWLPVPQSPSSPTPTVSLRVLPSLSTQDMKTRDKPELGEKDLTAMLHRHREKRKRQPDHPDLITSDLHLGDVMSRVNIGRKGSITNVFDLVLPKKKIKEEKRKKKMRPIKIESEEVCDVLMSAVSVNPALADTPAALAQSIKEEPMDESQNSPELVEEIAISFFHLLKDVLRLEGLATSSMVEEKVQQWQSSPASTLNPWYSMAPCWSESVVPALQFLAGESKSGVMALPTGFIPLVEFKELTQQWKWIGLNPDGDKDLSALCQLWLESKDHVVVVKQEGEETAELTPPTPRVWTDYVVRPSTGEERHVFQEQEQQRYDQPHKAFTYRMHGFESVVGPVKGVFDKETSLNKAREHSLLRSDRPAYVTILSLVRDAAARLPNGEGTRAEICELLKDSQFLAPDVTSAQVNTVVSGALDRLHYEKDPCVKYDIGRKLWIYLHRDRSQEEFERIHQAQAAAAKAKKALQQKPKPAPKPKAGGKEPGSKNGAVEAAQGSGTEGVAVNPASLPQPPSTPTPSTPGTPKSLLPHAAATPTKVSAPDPTKTSPSVLLVSPPPMPQLGSLLSASKPQVSQHAPAQPATRVVAHSAAAGSLPQVRVVTAQPGISTSSAAQPATLVHQSPHHIRVPVSVAHGKSITQAVVTVPLRGQSTGSPIQVQASRAQASLTVPGLASAVMVTKPQTSSPVSPAHNPASPAVLQGVSSQNIIKQVAITGQLGLKTQSGTGIPLTATNLRIQGKDVLRLPPSSITTDAKGQTVLRITPDMMATLTKSPMATVKLTPDMLSTATGAGSKSISATLHVSPSQVSLPAHKAAPSATAETLAAKSCASLGTTGTATLVKVHQELKATCDTAIRLMPALAVTMPDPKTRTFSTVTSSDSKAGTTIRIVPNLGVIPQKQGQTVSISTTTTGAKPITVSSGAATVTIATSGVGGAKGVTLSSAATGSPLSLGAAAAVRQGKLPTRITVPLSVLSQPLKNKSMVSTPILKGNISTNISNLGRNIILTTMPAGTKIIAGNKPVSFVTAQQLQQLQQQGQATQVRIQTVPAQQLQRTASSPKSTVSTVVFSTAPSPKTNPDPQ, encoded by the exons ATGGATGCACTAGATCACATGTTAACAGACCCACTGGAGTCTGGAATGGACCGTGATGGACGTGTGATGGAGGAGTGCATGTTGGGAAACTGCAGAGTTCGGGTTCCTGAGGACCTACTAGAGGAT CCAgagatttttttctctgtgaTGAGCGAGAGCACATGGACAGATGTTCTGACAGATGCTCAACGGACACATCTTCGTCAGCTCCTACCACAGTTCTCTGAGAACAACATCTCTGAGCAGGACAACATCATTGGCGACCTTTTCAACGACCAGAATTTCTTATTTGGCAATCCCTTGCACATTGCCCAGAAACTTTTTAGAG ATGGTTACTTCAATCCAGAAGTGGTGAAGTACAGGCAACTTTGTGCCAAGTCTCAGAAGAAAAGACAAATATTCTCCCTTCAGCAGTACTACCATAAATTACTCAAGCAGATCCTGGTCTCCAGAAAG GAGTTGCTGGATTTGGCAGTTCGCAGTGGACCCGAGCTGGCCGTAAAACGGCGTTATCCTGCCCCCTCTCACAAGGAGGTGCTAGAACAGAGAGTCAGATGTCGAGTGGGTCACATACTGAAGGATGTGAAAACCGAGTGTGTGGACAGTAATGTGTCATCGGATGAAGATG ATACCGCCTCTTGGTTACCTGTTCCTCAGTCGCCCTCCTCCCCAACACCAACTGTCTCCCTCAGGGTCCTGCCCAGCCTTTCTACTCAGGACATGAAGACTAGAG ACAAGCCTGAGCTGGGTGAGAAGGACCTCACAGCCATGTTACATAGGcacagagagaagagaaaacgacaacca gaTCACCCTGACCTCATTACCTCCGACCTTCATCTTGGTGACGTCATGTCACGTGTGAACATTGGCAGAAAAGGATCCATTACGA ATGTCTTTGACCTGGTGCTGCCTAAGAAGAAGATAAAGGAggagaagagaaagaaaaagatgcGTCCCATTAAAATTGAATCTGAGGAGGTGTGTGACGTTCTGATGTCAGCAGTTTCAGTGAATCCGGCTCTCGCTGACACCCCCGCTGCTCTGGCACAAAGCATTAAAGAAGA GCCCATGGATGAGTCCCAGAACAGCCCTGAATTGGTGGAGGAAATCGCCATCAGTTTTTTTCATTTGCTAAAGGATGTTCTGAGATTAGAAGGGCTGGCAACATCCTCCATG GTGGAGGAGAAAGTGCAACAGTGGCAATCATCTCCAGCAAGCACACTAAACCCTTGGTACTCTATGGCCCCCTGCTGGTCAGAGTCGGTGGTGCCTGCTCTACAGTTTCTTGCTGGAGAGAGCAAAT ctGGTGTGATGGCTCTGCCCACTGGCTTCATACCTTTAGTGGAGTTTAAGGAACTAACACAGCAGTGGAAATGGATAG GCCTAAATCCAGATGGAGACAAAGACCTGAGTGCCCTTTGCCAGTTATGGTTGGAGTCAAAGGATCATGTGGTTGTCGTAAAG CAAGAAGGAGAAGAAACCGCAGAGCTTACTCCACCAACACCAAGAGT GTGGACAGATTACGTGGTGAGACCTAGTACGGGAGAGGAAAGGCATGTTTTTCAAGAGCAG GAGCAGCAGCGTTATGATCAGCCACACAAAGCCTTCACTTACCGAATGCACGGCTTTGAGTCTGTGGTGGGACCAGTCAAGGGAGTTTTTGATAAGGAGACATCGCTCAATAAAGCTCGAGAGCATTCCTTACTGCGCTCGGATCGACCCGCCTATGTCACCATACTGTCTCTTG TAAGGGATGCTGCTGCCAGGCTGCCCAACGGAGAGGGTACCAGAGCTGAGATTTGTGAGTTACTCAAAGACTCCCAGTTCCTGGCCCCTGATGTCACCAGTGCACAG gTCAACACTGTGGTGAGCGGTGCCCTTGACCGCCTCCACTACGAGAAAGACCCGTGTGTGAAATACGACATCGGCCGCAAGCTCTGGATCTACCTCCACAGAGACCGGAGCCAGGAGGAGTTTG AGAGAATACACCAGGCTCAAGCCGCAGCTGCCAAAGCCAAGAAAGCTCTCCAGCAAAAGCCAAAACCAGCCCCCAAGCCT AAGGCTGGCGGGAAAGAGCCAGGGAGTAAAAATGGTGCTGTCGAGGCTGCTCAGGGCTCAGGTACCGAAGGAGTCGCCGTTAACCCCGCCAGCTTACCTCAACCTCCCTCCACCCCCACACCAAGCACCCCCGGAACCCCAAAATCACTCCTCCCGCACGCAGCAGCTACGCCAACAAAAGTCAGTGCTCCAGATCCCACCAAAACCAGCCCCAG TGTCTTGTTGGTATCGCCTCCTCCCATGCCCCAGTTAGGATCGCTGCTATCTGCCAGTAAGCCACAGGTTTCCCAGCATGCCCCAGCACAGCCTGCGACTCGGGTGGTGGCACACTCGGCTGCCGCCGGCTCTCTGCCTCAGGTGCGAGTGGTCACTGCACAGCCTGGCATTTCAACCTCCTCTGCGGCCCAGCCAGCAACATTAGTGCACCAGAGCCCCCATCACATCAGGGTGCCAGTCTCTGTAGCCCATGGCAAGAGCATCACACAG GCAGTGGTGACTGTACCACTAAGAGGTCAGTCTACAGGAAGCCCCATTCAGGTTCAGGCTTCACGTGCTCAGGCCAGTCTTACTGTCCCAGGTCTTGCCTCTGCTGTCATGGTGACCAAACCTCAAACCAGCTCGCCCGTCAGTCCCGCCCATAACCCAGCGTCACCCGCTGTACTGCAGGGAGTAAGCAGCCAGAATATTATCAAGCAG GTTGCAATCACGGGACAGTTAGGTTTAAAGACCCAAAGTGGGACAGGAATCCCTCTCACCGCCACTAACTTGCGCATTCAGGGAAAGGATGTGCTCCGTCTGCCCCCGTCTTCGATCACCACCGATGCCAAAGGTCAGACGGTGCTGCGCATCACTCCAGACATGATGGCCACCCTCACTAAATCCCCAATGGCCACCGTCAAACTCACCCCAGACATGCTGAGCACTGCCACTGGAGCGGGCAGCAAGAGCATCTCTGCCACTCTACATGTGTCTCCGTCCCAGGTCTCGCTCCCGGCCCACAAGGCCGCTCCATCTGCAACCGCTGAGACCCTGGCCGCCAAATCGTGTGCCTCTCTAGGCACCACGGGCACGGCTACCCTCGTAAAGGTTCACCAGGAACTAAAGGCAACCTGTGACACGGCCATCCGCCTCATGCCTGCCCTAGCAGTCACTATGCCTGACCCCAAAACCCGCACTTTCTCGACAGTCACCTCCTCTGACTCGAAAGCCGGCACTACTATCAGAATAGTGCCAAACTTGGGAGTGATCCCTCAGAAACAGGGTCAGACTGTCTCAATTAGCACAACCACCACAGGTGCAAAGCCCATCACGGTGTCATCGGGAGCGGCTACTGTTACCATAGCCACCAGTGGAGTGGGAGGAGCCAAAGGTGTTACGCTCAGCTCCGCAGCCACGGGCTCTCCGCTATCTCTGGGTGCTGCCGCCGCGGTCAGACAG GGGAAGCTTCCCACGAGGATCACAGTGCCTCTCTCTGTCCTCAGCCAACCTTTGAAAAACAAGAGTATGGTCTCTACCCCCATACTAAAAGGCAACATCAGCACCAA
- the nfrkb gene encoding nuclear factor related to kappa-B-binding protein isoform X1 → MDALDHMLTDPLESGMDRDGRVMEECMLGNCRVRVPEDLLEDPEIFFSVMSESTWTDVLTDAQRTHLRQLLPQFSENNISEQDNIIGDLFNDQNFLFGNPLHIAQKLFRDGYFNPEVVKYRQLCAKSQKKRQIFSLQQYYHKLLKQILVSRKELLDLAVRSGPELAVKRRYPAPSHKEVLEQRVRCRVGHILKDVKTECVDSNVSSDEDDTASWLPVPQSPSSPTPTVSLRVLPSLSTQDMKTRDKPELGEKDLTAMLHRHREKRKRQPDHPDLITSDLHLGDVMSRVNIGRKGSITNVFDLVLPKKKIKEEKRKKKMRPIKIESEEVCDVLMSAVSVNPALADTPAALAQSIKEEPMDESQNSPELVEEIAISFFHLLKDVLRLEGLATSSMVEEKVQQWQSSPASTLNPWYSMAPCWSESVVPALQFLAGESKSGVMALPTGFIPLVEFKELTQQWKWIGLNPDGDKDLSALCQLWLESKDHVVVVKQEGEETAELTPPTPRVWTDYVVRPSTGEERHVFQEQEQQRYDQPHKAFTYRMHGFESVVGPVKGVFDKETSLNKAREHSLLRSDRPAYVTILSLVRDAAARLPNGEGTRAEICELLKDSQFLAPDVTSAQVNTVVSGALDRLHYEKDPCVKYDIGRKLWIYLHRDRSQEEFERIHQAQAAAAKAKKALQQKPKPAPKPKAGGKEPGSKNGAVEAAQGSGTEGVAVNPASLPQPPSTPTPSTPGTPKSLLPHAAATPTKVSAPDPTKTSPSVLLVSPPPMPQLGSLLSASKPQVSQHAPAQPATRVVAHSAAAGSLPQVRVVTAQPGISTSSAAQPATLVHQSPHHIRVPVSVAHGKSITQAVVTVPLRGQSTGSPIQVQASRAQASLTVPGLASAVMVTKPQTSSPVSPAHNPASPAVLQGVSSQNIIKQVAITGQLGLKTQSGTGIPLTATNLRIQGKDVLRLPPSSITTDAKGQTVLRITPDMMATLTKSPMATVKLTPDMLSTATGAGSKSISATLHVSPSQVSLPAHKAAPSATAETLAAKSCASLGTTGTATLVKVHQELKATCDTAIRLMPALAVTMPDPKTRTFSTVTSSDSKAGTTIRIVPNLGVIPQKQGQTVSISTTTTGAKPITVSSGAATVTIATSGVGGAKGVTLSSAATGSPLSLGAAAAVRQVPVTATVVTTQAGKLPTRITVPLSVLSQPLKNKSMVSTPILKGNISTNISNLGRNIILTTMPAGTKIIAGNKPVSFVTAQQLQQLQQQGQATQVRIQTVPAQQLQRTASSPKSTVSTVVFSTAPSPKTNPDPQ, encoded by the exons ATGGATGCACTAGATCACATGTTAACAGACCCACTGGAGTCTGGAATGGACCGTGATGGACGTGTGATGGAGGAGTGCATGTTGGGAAACTGCAGAGTTCGGGTTCCTGAGGACCTACTAGAGGAT CCAgagatttttttctctgtgaTGAGCGAGAGCACATGGACAGATGTTCTGACAGATGCTCAACGGACACATCTTCGTCAGCTCCTACCACAGTTCTCTGAGAACAACATCTCTGAGCAGGACAACATCATTGGCGACCTTTTCAACGACCAGAATTTCTTATTTGGCAATCCCTTGCACATTGCCCAGAAACTTTTTAGAG ATGGTTACTTCAATCCAGAAGTGGTGAAGTACAGGCAACTTTGTGCCAAGTCTCAGAAGAAAAGACAAATATTCTCCCTTCAGCAGTACTACCATAAATTACTCAAGCAGATCCTGGTCTCCAGAAAG GAGTTGCTGGATTTGGCAGTTCGCAGTGGACCCGAGCTGGCCGTAAAACGGCGTTATCCTGCCCCCTCTCACAAGGAGGTGCTAGAACAGAGAGTCAGATGTCGAGTGGGTCACATACTGAAGGATGTGAAAACCGAGTGTGTGGACAGTAATGTGTCATCGGATGAAGATG ATACCGCCTCTTGGTTACCTGTTCCTCAGTCGCCCTCCTCCCCAACACCAACTGTCTCCCTCAGGGTCCTGCCCAGCCTTTCTACTCAGGACATGAAGACTAGAG ACAAGCCTGAGCTGGGTGAGAAGGACCTCACAGCCATGTTACATAGGcacagagagaagagaaaacgacaacca gaTCACCCTGACCTCATTACCTCCGACCTTCATCTTGGTGACGTCATGTCACGTGTGAACATTGGCAGAAAAGGATCCATTACGA ATGTCTTTGACCTGGTGCTGCCTAAGAAGAAGATAAAGGAggagaagagaaagaaaaagatgcGTCCCATTAAAATTGAATCTGAGGAGGTGTGTGACGTTCTGATGTCAGCAGTTTCAGTGAATCCGGCTCTCGCTGACACCCCCGCTGCTCTGGCACAAAGCATTAAAGAAGA GCCCATGGATGAGTCCCAGAACAGCCCTGAATTGGTGGAGGAAATCGCCATCAGTTTTTTTCATTTGCTAAAGGATGTTCTGAGATTAGAAGGGCTGGCAACATCCTCCATG GTGGAGGAGAAAGTGCAACAGTGGCAATCATCTCCAGCAAGCACACTAAACCCTTGGTACTCTATGGCCCCCTGCTGGTCAGAGTCGGTGGTGCCTGCTCTACAGTTTCTTGCTGGAGAGAGCAAAT ctGGTGTGATGGCTCTGCCCACTGGCTTCATACCTTTAGTGGAGTTTAAGGAACTAACACAGCAGTGGAAATGGATAG GCCTAAATCCAGATGGAGACAAAGACCTGAGTGCCCTTTGCCAGTTATGGTTGGAGTCAAAGGATCATGTGGTTGTCGTAAAG CAAGAAGGAGAAGAAACCGCAGAGCTTACTCCACCAACACCAAGAGT GTGGACAGATTACGTGGTGAGACCTAGTACGGGAGAGGAAAGGCATGTTTTTCAAGAGCAG GAGCAGCAGCGTTATGATCAGCCACACAAAGCCTTCACTTACCGAATGCACGGCTTTGAGTCTGTGGTGGGACCAGTCAAGGGAGTTTTTGATAAGGAGACATCGCTCAATAAAGCTCGAGAGCATTCCTTACTGCGCTCGGATCGACCCGCCTATGTCACCATACTGTCTCTTG TAAGGGATGCTGCTGCCAGGCTGCCCAACGGAGAGGGTACCAGAGCTGAGATTTGTGAGTTACTCAAAGACTCCCAGTTCCTGGCCCCTGATGTCACCAGTGCACAG gTCAACACTGTGGTGAGCGGTGCCCTTGACCGCCTCCACTACGAGAAAGACCCGTGTGTGAAATACGACATCGGCCGCAAGCTCTGGATCTACCTCCACAGAGACCGGAGCCAGGAGGAGTTTG AGAGAATACACCAGGCTCAAGCCGCAGCTGCCAAAGCCAAGAAAGCTCTCCAGCAAAAGCCAAAACCAGCCCCCAAGCCT AAGGCTGGCGGGAAAGAGCCAGGGAGTAAAAATGGTGCTGTCGAGGCTGCTCAGGGCTCAGGTACCGAAGGAGTCGCCGTTAACCCCGCCAGCTTACCTCAACCTCCCTCCACCCCCACACCAAGCACCCCCGGAACCCCAAAATCACTCCTCCCGCACGCAGCAGCTACGCCAACAAAAGTCAGTGCTCCAGATCCCACCAAAACCAGCCCCAG TGTCTTGTTGGTATCGCCTCCTCCCATGCCCCAGTTAGGATCGCTGCTATCTGCCAGTAAGCCACAGGTTTCCCAGCATGCCCCAGCACAGCCTGCGACTCGGGTGGTGGCACACTCGGCTGCCGCCGGCTCTCTGCCTCAGGTGCGAGTGGTCACTGCACAGCCTGGCATTTCAACCTCCTCTGCGGCCCAGCCAGCAACATTAGTGCACCAGAGCCCCCATCACATCAGGGTGCCAGTCTCTGTAGCCCATGGCAAGAGCATCACACAG GCAGTGGTGACTGTACCACTAAGAGGTCAGTCTACAGGAAGCCCCATTCAGGTTCAGGCTTCACGTGCTCAGGCCAGTCTTACTGTCCCAGGTCTTGCCTCTGCTGTCATGGTGACCAAACCTCAAACCAGCTCGCCCGTCAGTCCCGCCCATAACCCAGCGTCACCCGCTGTACTGCAGGGAGTAAGCAGCCAGAATATTATCAAGCAG GTTGCAATCACGGGACAGTTAGGTTTAAAGACCCAAAGTGGGACAGGAATCCCTCTCACCGCCACTAACTTGCGCATTCAGGGAAAGGATGTGCTCCGTCTGCCCCCGTCTTCGATCACCACCGATGCCAAAGGTCAGACGGTGCTGCGCATCACTCCAGACATGATGGCCACCCTCACTAAATCCCCAATGGCCACCGTCAAACTCACCCCAGACATGCTGAGCACTGCCACTGGAGCGGGCAGCAAGAGCATCTCTGCCACTCTACATGTGTCTCCGTCCCAGGTCTCGCTCCCGGCCCACAAGGCCGCTCCATCTGCAACCGCTGAGACCCTGGCCGCCAAATCGTGTGCCTCTCTAGGCACCACGGGCACGGCTACCCTCGTAAAGGTTCACCAGGAACTAAAGGCAACCTGTGACACGGCCATCCGCCTCATGCCTGCCCTAGCAGTCACTATGCCTGACCCCAAAACCCGCACTTTCTCGACAGTCACCTCCTCTGACTCGAAAGCCGGCACTACTATCAGAATAGTGCCAAACTTGGGAGTGATCCCTCAGAAACAGGGTCAGACTGTCTCAATTAGCACAACCACCACAGGTGCAAAGCCCATCACGGTGTCATCGGGAGCGGCTACTGTTACCATAGCCACCAGTGGAGTGGGAGGAGCCAAAGGTGTTACGCTCAGCTCCGCAGCCACGGGCTCTCCGCTATCTCTGGGTGCTGCCGCCGCGGTCAGACAGGTGCCAGTCACTGCCACTGTAGTCACTACACAAGCT GGGAAGCTTCCCACGAGGATCACAGTGCCTCTCTCTGTCCTCAGCCAACCTTTGAAAAACAAGAGTATGGTCTCTACCCCCATACTAAAAGGCAACATCAGCACCAA